A region of the Clostridium sp. AN503 genome:
GAGATCGTGGCGATCCAGCGGGGATTTTTTGAGAAGCCGGACGGCAGGCGGGTGCCCATGAGCCTTCGGGATATCGCCGAGCGGCTGGATATCCACGAATCGACGGTGAGCCGCACGGTGAAGAATAAGTTTCTCCAGTGCCCATGGGGCATGTACCCGATGAACTACTTTTTCGTAAAGAAGGTGGCGGCCGATTCCGTAGGCGAGGCCATGACCCCGGAGTTAGTCAAGAACAGGATCGGGGAGATCATTGAGAAGGAAGATAAGAAAAAGCCCTTGAGCGACCAGAAGATCTCCGATCAGTTGAAGGAGATGGGGATCGATGTTTCCAGGCGCACCGTGGCAAAGTACCGGGGTGAGATGATGATCGCGGATACGGCGGGGCGGAAACTGCGGGGGTAGGGGTGAATGGAAGGAGGAGGCCTGTTTTGGGGGCAGCCTCCTTCTATTCACTTGGAAAAGCCGGAGGATAGTTTATCACTTTTTAAAGCAAATCGCTGTGGCTGCCTGTTCGATACAGCGTCAATAGCAACACGTCTTCTGTTATTTTGTAAATTAACAACCAATCAGGTTTTACATGGCACTCCCTGTATCCGGAATAATACCCTGATAAGCTATGGTCACGATATTATGGTTCTAACTGTGCTCCGCTTGCCAGTAAAGTTATCACCTTTTTTAATGGTGCTGTATCAAAGCCACGCTTTACTGCCATTTTATAATCTTTTTTAAACTGCGTGGTCCTTTGTATTTCATATTTAGTCATTGTCTAAGTCCTCAAAAAGTGCTTCAACACTGGAAAATCGCGGTGCAGTCGGATCCTTTAACATTTTCTCTCCCTCAGTAAAAGCTGCCAGAGTAACGGCATTGGGGATCTGAGCACCTACTCTGAATGGTATCGCCTGTTCTCTTACTGCTTGTTTTAAAAACATATTTATTGCTGTACTCAAATTCAAGCCCATATCATCAAAAAGACGTTGAGCTTCCTTCTTCAACTCAGAATCTATTTTGATATTCGTACTTACTGGTGGCATGTTATCACCTCTTTCTTGATTTCTGTATTACCAATATACACCCGAAGTGTAGATGATATCAATATGTTGGGTGTGTTTATGTTGGTGGTTTATTTTAACATTTAGAAACTGTGGAAGCGCTGTCCAGCGTAATCACTTGAAGCAGACGGAATAGGAAACGCACTATTTCCACGTTCTCGGAATTGTGGTAGAATGAAAGAAATTGTAAGCTGACTGGGAGGGTGAGCCATGAAAATGCCAACAGGAAAAATTGATACATCTATGTTTGCCCCCTGCGGCATGAACTGTCTGGTCTGCTATAAGCATTGTTATCATAAAAAGCCGTGTGCCGGCTGTTTGAACAGTGACATGGGCAAACCGGAACACTGCCGTAAGTGCAAGATAAAAGATTGTATTAAGGGCAAAGGGCTGTCCTATTGTTTTGAATGTCCCGATTATCCTTGTAAACTAATAAAAAACCTTGAAAAAAGCTACAACAAAAGGTATCGGGCGAGTCTTATGGAGAATAGCGAGTTTGTTCGTCAACACGGTCTGGAAAGGTTCATGGAGCAGCAGAAAGGGGGGTATACTTGTCCCAAATGCGGAGGTATCATTTCTATCCATGACAGAGAGTGTAGCGAGTGTCAAGAAAGTATGAAGTAAGCAAAGGGGTAAAAGAAAGTAACAAGTACGCGTTCGGCGGAACAGGCATACTCAATCGAAACTTGGAGAGGTGGTATCTATATGGAAATTAGAATGATAGACAATGAACAAACAGCTGATGCAGTTGCACTTATATGGACAACATTTTTACAGTTTGAAGCCCCCGATTATTCTGATGAAGGAATACAATCGTTTAGAGATTTTATTGAAGACAAAGCCATTTTAAAATCATTAGAATTTATTGGAGCGTATGAGAATGAAGAGCTAAAAGGGGTTATAGCTACAAATGATAATCGTAAACACATTTGCTGCTTTTTCGTAAAGGCACAATATCACAAACAAGGTATCGGTAAAAAGCTATGGGAATATCTTTTAGATCATAGCGAAAATAAAGAATTTACGGTCAATTCTTCTCCATATGCAGTCCCTGTTTATCATAAGCTCGGATTCGTGGATACAGATTGTGAACAATTAACTGACGGTATAAGATATACCCCGATGAAGTTTAGGAGATAGCAAAGCTGGCCGAGCCAGTCAGCGGTCAAAATGAACGCACTTACCAGCGTGGGGGTTTGAAAGAAATTTCAAAGAACCACTTGGCTTTCATAGATGAATTGATCATACTAGAAATATAAAAGAAAGCATCTACTCAAAAAGTGGATGCTTCTCAAAAGGTTTTGTTATGTCCTAATAGACATCGCTCACCCTGTTGGCAGACAGGGTGGGCATTATTTTCGCTCATTTCTCTTATGGAGAAAGGCGATAATCGCTACAATCTTATTGATCTTCAGCGAAAAACATCCCATTCTAAATAATCCTGACTAGTCAAAACATCCAACGCTTTACAAACCAACCCCCGAAAAAAATTGTATAAACCAACGTTTCCATAAAACCCCTGAAATGTTATTTTGTTAGCAGAATGTGGCTGCGATGATACGGAACAGTTACTACAGAACAGCATCTGCAAGCTGCGGTTTAAGGAAAGGAGAAGGAGATCAATATGAAGACAAGAATGACGGAACTGCTCGGTATCCGTTACCCGATCATGCAGGGGGGAATGCAGACATCTGGGTGTGCCGGAGCTGGCGGCGGCTGTTTCGGAGGCGGGAGGTCTGGGCACAATCAATGTGACTATTTATCCGGACCCGGAGGACTTACGCAGAGCGATCCGTGAGGTGAAGGCGAGAACAGAGAAGCCCTTTGCCGTTAACATTTCCCTGATCCCCAGCCTGCACCCGGGGAAGGAGCTGTTTGACCAGGTGGCGGTGATCCTGGAGGAAGGGGTGCCGGTGGTGGAGACTGCCGGGGCAAGCCCGCAGGAGTTGGCGGATGTGCTGAATGCCCACAAGGATCAGGTTAGATGGATTCACAAGGCGGCCTGCGTGAAGCACGCGAAAAAGGCGGAGAGCATGGGCGCGGACATGATCACCATGGCGGGCTATGAGGTGGCGGGCCATCCCCATACGGACGGTGTGGGAACCATTGTGCTGGCAAACCGCACCGCACAGGAGGTGAAGGTTCCGGTCCTGGCGGCAGGTGGGATCGCCGATGGACGGGGGCTTTTGGCGGCTTTGAGCCTGGGCTGTGAGGGGATCGTCATGGGAACCCGGTTTGTGGCGAGCCGGGAGTGCTGGATCCATCAGAACCAGAAGGATTGGATCGTAAAGGCCGGAGAGAGTCAGACGGTCCTGTGCCAGAAAACCATCCGCAACATGGTGCGCGTGGCAGACAATGCGGCGGCGAGGAAATGCCTGGAGCTGGAGGCGAAGGGCGCCGGTCTTGAGGAGCTGATGGGCGTGATCTCCGGGAAACGGGGCCGGGCGGCCTATGAAAGCGGGGCTGTGGATGATGGGATGTTTGCGGTGGGGCCGGCCTGCGGCCTGATCCATGAGGTCTTAAGCTGTAAAGAGATCATAGAAGGGATCATGGCGGAAGCAGAAAACGGCATGAACCGTTTAAACCGGATTTTTGAGCCATAGACTGCGAGAGAAAAGGAGAAGGAAATGAGCAAAAAAGCATTAGAAGGAATCCGTGTCCTGGATTTTACGACCATGGCGGCGGGGCCGACGGCGGGAGCCATGATGGCGGATTATGGAGCGGAAGTGATCAAGATCGAGCGCCCCGGAAGAGGCGAAGACGGACGGAAGTTCCCGCCCATGGTGGATGGGGAGAGCCTGTCCCACTGCTGGTTCAACAGGGGAAAAAAGTCTCTGGCAGTGGATCTCACAGATCCGGAGGGGCTGGAGGTAGTGAAAAAGCTGCTCCCAACTGCCACGGTGATCCTGGAGAATTTCCGCCCAGGCACCATGAAAAAATACGGGCTGGATTACGAGAGCGTGAAAAAAATAAAACCGGATATTGTCTATGCCTCTCTGACCACCTTCGGACAGACGGGAAAATATGTGTCCAAACCGGGCTATGATATCATCGCCCAGGCCATGTCCGGTATCATGAGCGTCACCGGCGAGGCGGACGGAGCGCCCCAGAAGAGCGGGTTCCCGCTGGGCGACTTATTGGGCGGGCTTAACATGTTTACCGGCGTCATGACGGCCCTGTACCACTGGCGCGATACGGGTGAGGGGCAGTACGTGGATATCTCCCTGCTGCGAACTCTGATCTACATCAATACGCCGTTGATCCACTGCAATTTTGGTCCGGAGCGCATGAGCAAACGGCAGGGCAACCATCATCCAACCATGTGTCCCTACGGCGTATTTCACTGCAAGGACGGGGATATCGTCATGGCTGCGGCTGGGAAACGGATCTGGGAAAGCCTCTGTGATCTGATGGGGCATCCCGGGTGGAAGGATCACCCGGAATATTCGGAGCTGTCAGGCCGGGCGAAGAACCAGAAGGTCCTGATCCCTCTGATCAACGAATGGCTCGCCAACACTTACTCCGGCCAGGATGAGGCGCTGGCCGCCTTAGACGCAGCGGGCGTTCCCTGCTGTAAGGTTTACAACGAGTATCAGGTCTGGGCGGACGAGGAGTTCCGCGCCAACGGCTGGCTTCAGGAGCAGCCCACCATGCCGGGGATGGAATCCATGCCGACCTTTGTGACCCGCACCGGCAATTGCGGCATGTCCGAGACCCCAGTGGAGTTTGGACGCGCGCCGCTCCTTGGAGAACAGAATGTGGAGATCCTGGAGGAACTGGGCTATGATGAGGCGAAGATTGCGGAGCTTGAGGAGCGCTGGCCGCACCAGAAGCTGGAGGGAGGAAATAAATGAGTGGACTTTACCATATGACAGAAGACCAGCAGAGCCTGGTGGAGCTGATCAGGGATTTTATGAACCGTGAGATCAGGCCCCATGTCCTGGAATGGGAGAAAGAGGGGCATTATCCCCGTGAGATCATCCAGATGGGGATCGATATGGGGCTGCATATGATGCAGGTGCCGGAGGAATACGGCGGTATGGGACTGGACACTACGACCACAGCCATGATGATCGAAGAAGGGGCAAAGGTAGAGAGCACCTACATGGGCATGTTCAATGTGACCAGTATGGGCGGCAAGATCGTGATGGCGGCTGGAAGCGAGGAGCAGAAGCAGTATTACGCGGGACTTTTACAGAAGGGTTATTTAAGTGCTTTTTGCCTGACGGAGCCGGGCGCAGGATCCGACAGCGCGGCGGTCCGCACCACAGCAGTGCGGGATGGGGACTCCTATGTGATAGGCGGTACCAAGATGTTCATCACCAATGCATCCCTGGCGGATGTGTTCCTGGTGGTGGCCTCCGTGGATCCGTCTAAAGGTTCAAGGGGCCTGGCGACCTTTATCGTGGAACGGGACTGCCCCGGTGTTAGCGTCAGCAAGAAGATCGACAAGTTCGGTATGCGCCTGTCCAATACGGCGGAAGTTATATTTGAGGATGTGAAGATCCCGGCGGCTAACCTGGTGGGGACGGAGGAGAGCGGCTTTGCCAACGCCATGAAAGTGCTCACCGCATCCCGCCCCATCATCGCGGCCTCCAGCCTGGGAGCCTGCCAGCTGGCGCGGGATCTGGCAGTACAGTACTCCAAAGAACGGGTGGCCTTCGGTAAGCCGATCTGCGCCAAACAGATGATCCAGGAAAAACTTGCCAATATGGAGATCCTGATACAGGCGAGCCGCGGTTTGGTATATAATGCCACTATGCTGTTGGATCAGGGGAAACCCTGCAACACGGAGGCGTCCGTTGCCAAATGCTTCGTCACGGAGGCATTTGGAACGATCACCGATGATGCGCTCCAGATCTTTGGCGGCTACGGGTTGTGCGATGAGTACCTGATCTCCAAGCTCTATCGGGATGCCAGGGTGAACCGCATCGTGGAAGGAACGAACGAGATACAGCGGGTGGTAATCTCCAAGGCCATGTTACGGTGAGCGGCGGGGCTGTGCGGCCTGACATTCCGGTGACGGCAGAAACAGCCGGCATCACGCTTTGGTGAAGGTATACAAACCCTTCTGGTTGTTTTAACCAGAAAGGGGCGAAAATGAAATTGACATTTTTGTGACAAGTAACGTGGGAGTTTTTAAACGACTTTGTTATTATTATGACATCATAAGAGACGTTCCGGCGCAGCGGGGGAGCGGCGTGGTAGGCGCTGCAAAAGCAGGCGGAGGGGTGTCGACAGTCACAATACGAAAGGGGAAGAAAAATGCTTAGTTTGTTTGGTATCATTGTTGGTCTGGCAGCATTTATCCTGTTGGCCTATATTGGCTACAACACGATAATCGTTGCGATCGCGGCAGGTATGGTGGTCGCCATCTTCGGCGGCATGAATCCGTTTACACTGCTGACGGAAGCGTTCATGCCAAAAGCAGTTGGATTTATGCAGGGGTATTTCCTTATATTCCTGTTCAGTGCATTGTTTGCACGTTTCATGGGGGACACCGGGGCTGCGCCGTCCATAGCAGTCAAGGTGGCAAGGATTGCCAAAAAGGCGAAGAACAGGGACGTACAGCGCTGGCTGGCCGTTATGGTACTTCCGCTGATCCAGCTGATCCTTACATATGGCGGAGTAAATGTATTTGTAGTTGTATTCATTCTGGTGGCGATCGCCCGCTCTCTGTTTAAAGAGCTGGATATCCCGTGGTGGATGTACACCTGTTCCAGCCTCGGGTCTTCGACGGTGACCATCGGTATGCTGCCCGGATCTCCCCAGATCCAGAATATCATCCCGACAGAGTATTTTGGTTCCACCACCATGGCGGCCCCGGTTCTGGGCATCCTGTGTGCCATTATCACCTTTGGCCTTGGCTCCTACTATGTATGGTGGCAGTGCAGACGCACCAACAAAAGAGGCGAGAGCTTCATGCCTACCGGCGAGCTGATCGACAAAGAGCAGCTTGTGGAAATTGATCTTAAGGACGAGAAACCGCTGTGGCAGTGCCTGCTTCCCATGGTTGTAGTTATCGTGGTACTGAACGTATTAAAGCAGAGCGCAGTGATCGCCCTGTTCAGCGGATGCGTTGTAGCGTGGCTTTTATATGACCCGCGTAAACAGAACTTAAAGAAGGTGTTTGCAGGCGCAATGCCCCAGGCGATCATGCCGCTTGTAACAGTCTGCTGCGCTTCCGGTTTCGGCGGCATGGTTGCGGCTGTACCTGGATTTCAGAATATCGTGACCAGTTTGGATAAGCTCGGCACCAGCCCGCTTACCATCGTGCTGATCGTCAATATCTGCTCCGGTATCTGCGGCTCCGCGTCCTCCGGTGAGAATATCGCCCTGCAGAACTTTTCAGACCGCTTCATCGCGACCGGTATCCCCGGGCCGCAGCTGCACAGGTTGGTTGCCATGTCCTCCATCGGCCTGGATACCCTGCCCCACAGCGCAGGTATCATAACCATGCTGTCCACCACCAAGCTGACCCACAGACAGGGCTACATCAACAGCTTTATCCTGTCCCTGGTGCTTCCGATCGTCATGGCCTGCTTTGCGGCGGTGCTGATCTCCATGGGCTTTTATTGGTAAAATAGCTGAATTTTGATAAGGCTGTGTTTTGTGAAAATGATCCTGTAACATGTAAATAAAAAATAAGTGCCGCACTCTCTAAGATCCTTGAGATTTTAGAAGGGATGCGGCGCTTTTTTTCGTTGACACAGTAAAAGAAAATGTGGAGGAAATGACAAAATACGACCATATCCGGGAGGCTACTATTTGTATGTTCCTACATAGATATTTTTTTGTCAAATTGGTAAATTAAACGTAACAGTCCAGGACGGCGGGAAAACAGGTGCAAAGACAGGCGTTAAGCTTGCTTATAAGCATGTTTTTGCACCTGTTTTCACATCGGATGGACATCCGATGCTTCTTGTCCGGTCAAAGACCGGACAAGAAGATGCCGTCCGGAAAAACAGCAATGGAATATATCAAATCCGCTGGGACTAGGGAGAAGCGGGTAATTATGCACAGAAAATATGCATAGGCAATATGCACAGATTAAGGAGGGCGACATGAAAACAAGAATGACAGAAATGCTGGGGATCCAGTACCCGATCATGCAGGGAGGAATGCAGAATCTGGGAGTGCCGGCCCTGGCGGCGGCAGTTTCCGAAGCGGGGGGCTTAGGAACCATCAATGCAACCATCTACCCGGAGATCGATGACCTGCGGACGGCCATCCGGGAGACGAAAACACTGACGGACAAACCGTTCTGCGTCAACATTTCCCTGCTTCCGGGCGTGTCCGTGGGGGATGCCACGAAAGAGGTGATCCGGGTCTGTGGCGAGGAAGGCGTGAAGGTGATCGAGACTGCCGGGACCAGCCCGAAGGACTTAGTCCCACTGATCCATGATGCGGGGATGCTCCATTTCCACAAGGTGCCGGGCATCAAATATGCGCTGAGCGCGGAGCGGGCCGGTGTGGACGCGGTGGAGGTCGTGGGCTTTGAGTGCGGTGGTCATCCGGGGGCAGCGGGCCTTGGTTCTGTGGTGCTGACGGACAAGGCGGCAAAGAAATGTAAGATCCCGGTCATCGCAGGCGGAGGCTACGGAGACGGTTACGGAATGGCGGCGGCTCTCGCCATGGGTGCGGAGGGCGTTGTCATGGGAACCCGGTTTGTGGCGACAGTTGACTGCCCGATCCACGACAACTTCAAACAGTGGATGGTGCAGGCGGACGAGGCGGACACGGTGCTCTGCCAGAAAGCGATCCGCAACATGGTGCGGGTGGCGGACAATGCGACTGCAAAGGAGTGTCTGGAGCTGGAGAAGGAGCCGGGGATCACGGTTGAGAAGCTGATGCCGGTCATCCAGGGAAAGCGCGGCAGGACCTGCTATCAGAACGGGGATATCGACGGATGCCTGTTCCCGATCGGCACCACGGTCGGGTTGATCGAGGATATTCCCACGGTGAAGGAAGCGGTCGGCAAAATCGTAAGGGAATTTAAAGAGGCGGTGGAACGCTTAAACCGGATCGGATAACGGATGGGACAGGGTTTGAAACAGACAAAAGAAAAGGAGAAGGTTTATGGAATGGATGAGTTTGTTAGGGGTACTGGCTGCGCTGGCCGTTTTTATCTATCTGGCTTACAGGGGATACAACATTATCTTTTTGTCGATCCTGTCATCCGTGATCGTTGCGGTGTTCAGCCTGCAGAACCCGGTCACGGTGTTAAATGAAACCTTTGTGGGGACCTTCAGCGGCTTTATCAAGAGCTGGTTTCTGGTGTACGTGCTGAGCGCGACCTTTGCAAAGCTGATGGGCGAATGCGGGGCGGCCCGTTCCATTGCTCTTAAGATCGCGCGGCTGTGCAGAAAGCGCCCCATGGAAGAACAGAAATTCTGGGCGGTGCTTTCCATCCCGATCATCAATACGATCCTGTGCTACGGCGGCGTTTCCTCCCTGGTGTGCGTGTTCATCATGGTCGGGATCGCGAAGGATCTGTTTGAGGAGCTGGATATCCCATGGCACTTCTACGGGATGGCGGCCCTTGGCTCTGCTACATACGCCCTGGGCGCCCTGCCGGGTGCGCCGGATGTGCTGAACTTAACGCCTACCAGCTATCTGGGGACCACGCCCATGGCGGCTCCGGGACTGGGGATCATTGCAACCATCATTATCTTCGGACTGGCCTGCATTTATCTGAAGAGGGCTTTGAGGAGATCGGAAAAGGCGGGAGAGACCTTCCTTCCCACCGGAGCCAGGATCGCGGCTGATCCGTCCATCGGCGGACAGGACAATATCGAGT
Encoded here:
- a CDS encoding type II toxin-antitoxin system RelB/DinJ family antitoxin translates to MPPVSTNIKIDSELKKEAQRLFDDMGLNLSTAINMFLKQAVREQAIPFRVGAQIPNAVTLAAFTEGEKMLKDPTAPRFSSVEALFEDLDND
- a CDS encoding DUF3795 domain-containing protein, giving the protein MFAPCGMNCLVCYKHCYHKKPCAGCLNSDMGKPEHCRKCKIKDCIKGKGLSYCFECPDYPCKLIKNLEKSYNKRYRASLMENSEFVRQHGLERFMEQQKGGYTCPKCGGIISIHDRECSECQESMK
- a CDS encoding GNAT family N-acetyltransferase; translated protein: MEIRMIDNEQTADAVALIWTTFLQFEAPDYSDEGIQSFRDFIEDKAILKSLEFIGAYENEELKGVIATNDNRKHICCFFVKAQYHKQGIGKKLWEYLLDHSENKEFTVNSSPYAVPVYHKLGFVDTDCEQLTDGIRYTPMKFRR
- a CDS encoding nitronate monooxygenase; this encodes MPELAAAVSEAGGLGTINVTIYPDPEDLRRAIREVKARTEKPFAVNISLIPSLHPGKELFDQVAVILEEGVPVVETAGASPQELADVLNAHKDQVRWIHKAACVKHAKKAESMGADMITMAGYEVAGHPHTDGVGTIVLANRTAQEVKVPVLAAGGIADGRGLLAALSLGCEGIVMGTRFVASRECWIHQNQKDWIVKAGESQTVLCQKTIRNMVRVADNAAARKCLELEAKGAGLEELMGVISGKRGRAAYESGAVDDGMFAVGPACGLIHEVLSCKEIIEGIMAEAENGMNRLNRIFEP
- a CDS encoding CoA transferase, which produces MSKKALEGIRVLDFTTMAAGPTAGAMMADYGAEVIKIERPGRGEDGRKFPPMVDGESLSHCWFNRGKKSLAVDLTDPEGLEVVKKLLPTATVILENFRPGTMKKYGLDYESVKKIKPDIVYASLTTFGQTGKYVSKPGYDIIAQAMSGIMSVTGEADGAPQKSGFPLGDLLGGLNMFTGVMTALYHWRDTGEGQYVDISLLRTLIYINTPLIHCNFGPERMSKRQGNHHPTMCPYGVFHCKDGDIVMAAAGKRIWESLCDLMGHPGWKDHPEYSELSGRAKNQKVLIPLINEWLANTYSGQDEALAALDAAGVPCCKVYNEYQVWADEEFRANGWLQEQPTMPGMESMPTFVTRTGNCGMSETPVEFGRAPLLGEQNVEILEELGYDEAKIAELEERWPHQKLEGGNK
- a CDS encoding acyl-CoA dehydrogenase family protein — encoded protein: MSGLYHMTEDQQSLVELIRDFMNREIRPHVLEWEKEGHYPREIIQMGIDMGLHMMQVPEEYGGMGLDTTTTAMMIEEGAKVESTYMGMFNVTSMGGKIVMAAGSEEQKQYYAGLLQKGYLSAFCLTEPGAGSDSAAVRTTAVRDGDSYVIGGTKMFITNASLADVFLVVASVDPSKGSRGLATFIVERDCPGVSVSKKIDKFGMRLSNTAEVIFEDVKIPAANLVGTEESGFANAMKVLTASRPIIAASSLGACQLARDLAVQYSKERVAFGKPICAKQMIQEKLANMEILIQASRGLVYNATMLLDQGKPCNTEASVAKCFVTEAFGTITDDALQIFGGYGLCDEYLISKLYRDARVNRIVEGTNEIQRVVISKAMLR
- a CDS encoding nitronate monooxygenase; protein product: MKTRMTEMLGIQYPIMQGGMQNLGVPALAAAVSEAGGLGTINATIYPEIDDLRTAIRETKTLTDKPFCVNISLLPGVSVGDATKEVIRVCGEEGVKVIETAGTSPKDLVPLIHDAGMLHFHKVPGIKYALSAERAGVDAVEVVGFECGGHPGAAGLGSVVLTDKAAKKCKIPVIAGGGYGDGYGMAAALAMGAEGVVMGTRFVATVDCPIHDNFKQWMVQADEADTVLCQKAIRNMVRVADNATAKECLELEKEPGITVEKLMPVIQGKRGRTCYQNGDIDGCLFPIGTTVGLIEDIPTVKEAVGKIVREFKEAVERLNRIG